From one Balnearium lithotrophicum genomic stretch:
- a CDS encoding phosphoribosyltransferase, giving the protein MAIFKDRLHGGIEVSKKIELPKNSVIFAIPRGGVPVGYAMAKKKKLPLDIIVVRKLPIPWNPEAGFGAITLDGEVVLNPDFKDYLSPKTIKEIAREVYREVLRRNEVYRSGKGYKKLNGKVAVVVDDGFASGYTAIAAVKFLRKLNPEKVFAVSPVCPVHTKELLERYYDGVYCLIESRELPFAVASFYQDFHDLSDEEVLELIEELKRENLFWPEVK; this is encoded by the coding sequence ATGGCCATATTTAAGGACAGGCTCCACGGGGGAATAGAGGTCTCTAAAAAGATAGAGCTCCCTAAAAACAGCGTAATATTTGCCATTCCAAGGGGAGGAGTTCCTGTAGGTTATGCAATGGCAAAGAAAAAGAAACTACCTTTAGACATTATAGTTGTCAGAAAACTACCTATACCTTGGAATCCAGAGGCAGGTTTTGGGGCTATAACCCTTGATGGGGAGGTTGTTCTAAATCCCGATTTTAAGGATTACCTATCTCCGAAGACGATTAAGGAGATAGCAAGGGAGGTTTACAGGGAGGTTTTAAGGAGAAACGAGGTTTACAGAAGTGGAAAGGGTTATAAAAAACTAAACGGAAAGGTTGCAGTTGTTGTCGACGACGGATTTGCTTCAGGTTATACGGCAATTGCCGCCGTTAAGTTTTTAAGGAAATTGAACCCTGAAAAGGTCTTTGCAGTATCACCGGTGTGTCCCGTTCACACAAAGGAGCTCTTAGAGAGATACTACGACGGTGTCTACTGTCTAATTGAGAGTAGGGAGCTTCCCTTTGCAGTTGCCTCCTTTTACCAGGACTTCCACGATTTAAGCGATGAGGAGGTTTTAGAGTTGATTGAGGAGTTAAAGAGGGAAAACCTCTTTTGGCCGGAGGTGAAATGA